A portion of the Deltaproteobacteria bacterium genome contains these proteins:
- the coaD gene encoding pantetheine-phosphate adenylyltransferase, with the protein MGKIAVYPGSFDPITFGHVDIVERALECFDGVIIAIATDIPKDPLFTLEERVEMAKIALRSKPDVVVESFRGLLVDYVARARATVILRGLRATSDFDYEFHMASTNKSLNEKVETLFMMASKDYFFVSSRTIKEVASLGGSVKGLVPECVERKLKERFDALQKKKQD; encoded by the coding sequence ATGGGAAAAATCGCGGTCTATCCGGGGTCTTTCGACCCCATCACTTTCGGACACGTCGATATCGTGGAAAGGGCACTGGAGTGCTTCGACGGGGTCATAATTGCCATTGCGACGGACATTCCGAAGGACCCTCTTTTCACCTTGGAGGAACGGGTGGAGATGGCCAAGATCGCACTCAGAAGCAAGCCCGACGTTGTTGTCGAGAGCTTCAGGGGGCTCTTGGTCGACTATGTGGCCCGTGCAAGGGCGACGGTGATACTGAGGGGATTGAGGGCCACCTCCGACTTCGACTACGAATTCCACATGGCCTCAACGAACAAGAGCCTTAACGAAAAAGTGGAGACCCTCTTCATGATGGCGAGCAAGGACTATTTTTTCGTCAGCTCAAGGACCATCAAGGAGGTAGCCAGCCTCGGCGGCTCTGTCAAAGGCCTGGTACCTGAATGTGTCGAGAGAAAACTGAAAGAGAGATTCGATGCACTCCAGAAGAAAAAACAGGACTAA